GGACATCGTGAATAACCCAGATATTGTAAAAAGAACCCTTGCCTACGTGCCTCAGTATCCCCTCAGCTTTCCCTCTTTGAGGGTTGAGGAGGTTCTGGAGTACGTCCTCAGGATGCGGGGCGAAAGCATTTCACCAGCCGAGATGGGGAAGAGAATATCGGGTGTTCTAGAGCTCCTCGGTCTCAGTGGGGCGGCAAAGTTCTTCGGGTATCAGCTCTCGGGGGGTATGAAAAAGTCCCTGCTGCTGGCGATGGCCATCATTCAGGAGCTTCCGGTCCTCGTGCTGGACGAGCCCACGAGCATGGTGGACATCGTTACAAAGCACCGGCTGTGGGATGTAATAAGGAATTCAAACCGGGAAGGAATTCTCCTCGCCAGCCACGACATGAACGAAGTAAAGGCGCTCTGCGACAGGGTGTACCTCCTCGTTTATGGAAAGATAGTGACCTCCGGCACTCCCGCGGACATAGTCTCGATGGTTAAGATGCCCACCGAGGTTCGTTTAATCCCCGGGAGGGAGATACCCCAGAGCATCCTCCCCAAGGAGCACAAAAAACGCGGAGACCTCTACGAGCTGGCCTTCGACACGCTTGAGGATGCATTGCGGACTGTGGATGCAATCCTCAAAAGTGCGGGGGTGTCCTACCTCGAGATTGAGTCCCCCTCATTTGAGAACCTCGTGATAAACCTCATCGGGAGGGATGGCGAATGATTCGTCCTCTAATTGGGATGGAGCTTAAGGGAATGCGGCTCTACAGGACGTTCCTCTTTGTCAACCTCCTGCTCATGCCCTTCGCCTTGCTCTTTATGATGCTCATGAACTCCAGCTCGAGAACTCCGGAGGACATCTCTTACCTGGTGAGCGGCTTTATCGTTGTTTCTCTGGTTAGTTCTTTCCTCGGAACGCTAACGAACAGGGTCAGCAATGTCTTCGAACCCAGTGTTCTTGAGCTTTACTCAACACTACCCCCAAGAATATCAGCGGTAGTCCTCGCCCAGTTCCTCACTTACTCCCTGCTGGTCCTCCCCCAGGTGCTCCTGGGTCTCGCGGTTATCGTTTACTATCAGGGAACTAGCAGAATAAACATCCCCCTTCTGATTCTGGCACTTTCATTAACTTTCCTTGAGCTGGGGGCGCTTGCGGTTTCCATAGGTGCGAAGATTGGAAACCCCTACAAGGCGATGGCCGTCACGGGAATACTGCCCTGGCTCCTCGTGGTGTTCTCCCCTGCCTACTACCGCTCCAGCTCCCCTGTGCTCTACCTGAACCCCATTACTTTCCTGTTATCATGTATCCGCTCGACCATTGGACTGCAGAGCGTGAGCCCTACCCCCTGCCTGTTTCGATGGCTCTAACAGGAGTTTTCCTGCTCTTTGCACTCAGAAGTCTGCGTTCCGGCTATATGCTTGAGAAACCATTTTAATTTCTCTTTTCATTAATGGGGAGAAAGGAAATAAAACGGCGGTTAAAGCCTCCACTCGACCCCAAGCATCTCGCTGTACGTATCGAGCACCTTCTCAAGGTACTCCCTGGCCGTTCCGACCTTGTCGATCTTGAACTTCTCGGCCCACTTTTCGTTGCCGAACTCTTCACTTCCCCTGGCAACGAGGTCGATGACGCGCATGCTGTCCCAGAACACTGGAGTATAGCCAGCCTCCCTCGCGAACTCTATAAGGCGCTTTATCTGTTTCTTAGCATGCTCCTCCATGTCAACGTTCTCACCGTAGGCCTCCATGAAGAGAGCCTTAAGTACTGGCTTCATCCAGCCGCGGTGGAAGCGGCACCAGCCGACGTTGTCGTACCAGAACTCCCATAGGGCGCTGGCGATAATCTTCTGGGCAAGCTCCTCGGGCTCTAGGAAGACTCCGAACTGGTAGAACGTCCAGTACCTCCCCTGAATCGGGAGCGGGATGTAGTTTCCGATGGCCCAGTACATCGTCGGCGTCATCTCGCCGTCCTCGCCGAGGGGGGTAAACACAGCGTAGTCCTTGAAGCTCTCGCCATACTTTAGCCTGTCCTTGAACTTCTCGTCGAGGATTACGCTTGCTTTTCTCTTCCCGAGGCCGAGTATCTTGGCTATCTCGTTCTCGGCGAAGGCGACGCGGTGGGCCAGTTCAGCGACGAGCTTGGCGTTCTTCTCGCTGGCCTCGACGGGCCTCTCAAGGAGGGCCTCTTTCGTGAAGTCTGGGACATCGCTGAGGCCGACTTCCTCAGGCTTGAGTATTCCGCGGTGGACGAGCTCGAGAACCCACGCAGCTGTTCCGCCGAACTCTATGGCGTCGAAGCCCATCGCATCAACGGCCGGAACGCTTATGTCACTGGCGCGGAGGGTTATAACGCCGCTGAGCGGGCCGTTGGCCTCCCTCGGCTCGTACTCGATGTGGTGACCGTTGGCGTACTTCTTGCACACGACCGGGCACGGCTCACCGCAGTTCGTCCAGTTCTTGGTCTCTATCGCCTCCTTGTTGAAGGGCTCCCAGTAGTACTTCATTATTGCCTCGTGGATCTTGATCCTCTCTTCTTTCGGGATGTAGGGCATCTGCCAGTTGAGAATCGGGACGAAGTCGCCCTCCGCCGGGTAGTTCCCACCGAAAGTTCCTCCTGTCTTGAGCTTGGGGTTGTACTTGTACTTGACGGTCTTCTCAGCTATGACGTCGTTGTAGGGCTTCTTGTGGACGCCTTCAACGATCTCTTTGGCGGTTCTGAATGACGAGATATCCTCGCCCGGGAATTCCCTCTTCCTCGGCTTTCCACCGAAGATTATACCGACTACGTTGTGGGCCCTGAGGAGGACGCTTCCAGAGCCACCCCTTGCCGCCCAGTCCTCGCTTCCCTCAACGCGCTTGCCCTTCCTTAGGGTCTGGGAGAAGATGGCACCGTAGTTGGAGTTGAGGGCTGCAGGACCCACGACGGCGATGCGGTACTCGAAGTCGAACCTCTCGCCGAAGGTGTCTATGAGGTACTGGGTGAGCGCGTAGACGCCCTCCTCGCCCTTATAGTCCTTCCAGATCTCGATCAGCTTTTCGAGCTCTATCTCGTGGAGCTCGACGTTGATGTTCGAGCCGTCGTTGTAGAGGATGACAACAACCGGCTTCTCAGCCTTCCCTTCAAATGTGACGAAGTCAACGCCGACGTTCTTGAAGGCGTAGGCGGCACCGCCCATCGCCGACGGGAAGAGCGTCCCGTAGAGCGGCGAGCGGAAGAAGAACATAAGCCTGTGGGCACCGGGCAGTATTGAACCCGAGAACGGCCCCATCCCCATTACGACAACGTTCTTCGGATCATACGGTTCAATTGAGTGAGTTCCAAGCCTCTCATGGAGTTCGAGGCCGTAGTCTATGATGCCGTAAACTCCCTCTTTTTCGAACTCCTCGCTCTCAACTTTCCTCTCGTCAAGCTTCAGGTGAAGCACCGTGAACTTCATGCTCCCACCACCTTTGTATCACTCCGAGTGTTGAAATCAACTTGAAGAATATTTAAGGTTTCCGCTCCAGCTTAGACTATAGGGTGTTGAAATATAAAAACCTTGGTGGATAAAACGGTACAGGGGTAAAATGAACAGAAAAGGGCTGGAAATCACTCGATAGGCTCGAACCTGTCGGTGAGCCTCTTGAGAACTCCCGGAAGGGTAGTGTACTCCATCTCCTCTAGCGGGAGCCTGTGCGGTTCGAAGGGTCCGTGCCTGCGCATGTATTCGGTTATCTCAAGGGCCTTCTGGCGGGCATAGTCGAAGGCAGGGTCGTCAAAGAGGTCAACTGGGCCGACTAGCTTTCCTTCTGGGCTTATCTGCCAGCCGAGAGCGACAACCCTCGGCGGGCCGTCGAACCTGGTCGGGTTGGCCTGGTGCATCGGGACCGGCATTAGTGGGCCGTTGTGGGAACCCCTCATCCAGCCGCTGACGAGGTGCGGGAAGGCGAAGGGCTCGAGGACCTCACCGAGGGCGGGTAGACCGCTCTGGGCTCTGACGATGGCAACTGGGTCGTCCTTTCCGACGTACTCTCCGGCTACTTCGTATAGCTTCTCGGTGCTGACAACAGCGACCGGCTCGTTCTCAGGGATTGGGTGCCCAGGCTTCGGATAGACCCTCTTGATGACGTAGCGGCTCTTTGCACCTATGAGGGCCAGAAGGTCGTAGAGCTCTTCTGGAGTGTTAAGAATGACCCTCTTGTGCTCGAGGATGTCCCAGACCTCAAAGCGGAAGCCCATGTGCATCTTCGGGTCGATGATGAGGCCCGCGGTGTTGAACGGGTCTGCGAACATCCTGAATATCGGGAGGTTGAAGGCTCCGGGCTCTGTCTTGTCCATGTGGAATGTAACTACAGGCTCGCTCTTCCTGAGGGTTATTTCCATCTCGGCAACTCCTGGTCCCATTCCGCGGACGTTGCCGCTGAAGGCATCCTTGAGGAGGTCCTGGCCAGCTCCGTAGAGACCGAGTTCCTTTGCGACCTTGGTGGCCTCTTCGAAGGCCTTCCATGCAAGGCCATGTATGTCTGGACTGTCAACGCCCCTCTTGTGGGTCATGATGAGCTGTAAATCATCGCCGCAGGTTGCAACGTAAAAGTCTATTATAGTGCCATCTTCGACTGCTTTTGAAAGAACATCCTCGGCTGTCTCAACGAGCTGCGGGTGAACCCTTGAGTGTCCAGGCCAGCCGCCTATATCCGCTTTGATAACGCTGATGGTGATCTTATCTCCAACGGCCATGGCAACCACCGGTATTTTTAACCTCTTTTATGCTTATAAAACGTTAATATCACTGTCGATGATACTCAGAAAACTCTAAATTCGAAGGTGATAGAAGCGGAATGTTGTACATCAAAATGTCTATAAAAGGAGAAATTCACTCGCAGAGGTCGCTCCAGCCGAACTTTTCCTTTGCGATCTTTATCAGCTGTTTGAGCTCATCCTTCTTGATGTTGACGCTTGAGCTGGCCCCGACTAGGGCAATTATGCCGTGAACTTCTTCCTGAATCTGGATAACGTCGTCGTGAACTTTAACGACTCTCAGCTCCCTCTTTGCGGTTTCGTCCTCCCCAATCTTGAACTTGTCGTGGCCGATAACTACTGGCTCCTCCATGGGTACCACCTCACTATATTTTTGTAATCCAAAGTTAATAAAACTGTCGGGACAAAATTTATAAACCCCAAGCGGATAAGCTACTCCCGGACGGGGGCGTGGTGTAGCCTGGTCCATCATCGCGGGCTCCAGAGGTATGAGGACTTGCGGGTTTACTGATTGGGGATGAGCCTTTGGAGCTCTGACCCGGAGAAACCCGCGGACCGGGGTTCAAATCCCCGCGCCCCCACCACATCAGCCCTTTCTTGCGAAAGCGCTGGCGGAAGAGTAGTATGCGTTTTTAATGAGCTGGCTTTTGAGCGGGTTTGCTTATCTAGTTGCTAGATTTACAGGATTTCCTCGCAGTATAGCGCTCAAAGAGCGCTAAAAAGAAAGTTCGAAATCACATTAACGGGAGATTTTAGAGTTAAACCCGCGCGAACTTGCTTTCTGAGCGAGCATACGCTCATCAACGGGCAAGTTCAGGAAGAAAGGGCACTTTTTGGTCAAGCTTTTTCTAAAAGCTTGCTGGCGAAAAGTTTCATCAAAGGTGGAATGTCCTTTTAAGCGTCCTGTTTTTAGTGATTCTTCTCATCAATTAGCAGTTTTCAAGGGGTTTGCTCACAGTATAACGCCCTTCGGGCGTTAAAAAGAAAGGAAAACCACACTTCTCTGCCCGTCTATCAAGAGAATCTAACCGCATCAGGCCAACATCAAGAAGACATTCAAACTTTTGGTGAAGCTTTTCCTAAAAGCTTCCATCGCGAAGTTTGATCAGGGTTTGTGGTTCCTTCTGAAATTGCCTTTCTACGAGGATTTTCAAGATACACAAGTTAGCATTAGTGAATTCCCCTAAGTTTCAGCTTATCAAGAAGGAGTTTCTCTCTTTGACGCCCTACGGGCGTCGATTAAAAGTAAACTCACTCCGAAAGCTCTCACTAAAATTGAATTCACACTTAAACAAGAGCCCTTAATGAAAAATCCCTTTCAAAACCGTTTACAAACAAGAACCACAAACTTTGATGAAACTTTGCCTTGCAAAGTTTCTTTGGTCAAGCTTTTCCTAAAAGCTCCCTGAAAAGTACTTAAGCCTTAACTCAAATTCTTCTTGGTGATCGTATGGATGAGTTTGAACTATTAAAACGTCTCGTCTCAATAAAGTCCCCCTTTGGAGAGGAGCACGAGATTTCGGAGTTCATAGCTTCACTCCTCGAAGAGAACGGCATACCTGTGGAGACAGTTCCCGTTGAAGGCTTTGGCGATGATGTGGTCGCTTACCTCAAAGGTAAAGGCCCGACAGTTGTTTTAAACGGGCACATGGACACGGTGCACCTATCTCAGGGATGGACAAAGAACCCATGGGGCGAGCTTGATGGGGATAGGTTCTACGGACTCGGGAGTGCCGACATGAAAGGTGGGCTGGCAGCGCTCCTAAGTGCCTTCCTTGAGCTTTCGGAGCTTCCAAAAAATGAGAGGCCCAACGTCATCTTCACCGCTGTCAGTGATGAGGAGGGCTTTTCGAGGGGGAGTTGGGAGCTTATAAAGAGCGGCAGGCTCGACAAAGCCGACCTCGTTCTCGTTGGGGAACCAACGAACGAGAAACTCATGCTCGGTGCCAGGGGCAGGTTCGTGATTGAGGTAGGGGCAAAGGGAAAGAAGGCCCACGCGGCGAGACCTTACCTCGGTATCAATGCCATTGAAGAGCTTGCCAAGCTCGTCTCCAACCTCAACAGGATACGGATGAAGAAACACCCGAAGCTCGGAAAAGGCTCGTACTGCACCCTCTACTTCTCTGGCTCGGCCGATGGATTGAGCGTGCCAGACGAGGCAATTGCGATAATTGACAGGCACGTGGTCGTTGGTGAGGACTGGGAGAAGGTTAGAGGAGAACTCTACAGGCTCGCAGAAAGAGTTGGTGTAAGGGCCGAGCTTGAGATAGAAAAATACAGGCGCCCAACTCCTGAGATGCTCCCCTACGTTGTGAAGGAGAACAACAGGTTCGTCAGGCGGTTTAAGGAAGCGTACAGGGAAGTTGAAAGAAAAAGCGTCGAGATTACCTACGGGGCAAGCGTTGGGGACTTCAACTACTTCGGAACTTACCTGAGCAAACCGACGCTCGTCTTCGGCCCAATAGGCGGTAACTGGCACTCCGCCGACGAGTGGGTCAGTGTCTCTTCCGTCAGGAGGGTCAAGGGAATCTATCTGCGCTTCCTAAGGGCTTTGGCTGGCCTCAGATAAGCCGGTCTCCTCACCGGTCGGGGCAGGGAGTTCTCCTCATCGGCCAAAGCCTTTTAAGTTCTCCCCTTTTAAACTCGACCATGTTCACAATAGTCGCAAGAGCTAGAAAGGACGCGAAGGCTCTCCAGTACATAAACGAGCGTAACTATGGCGGCTTTCTCGAAGTTAAAAGCCTCGGCGGTGGGAGGAGCTTTGAGGAAATAGAGGATGGTCTTAACGAGGTTCTTGGAGAACCCTATATCCCTATATTCCTATTCGGTGAGAAAGAGAAGGCCCTCATGGAGGACATCCTTGAGGTTGTGAAGGAGAGCGAAAAGCCGTTCTACGCAAGGCTTTTGAGAACCAAGAAGGTCCGCAACATGCGCGTTGATGAGCTGTACGCCAACCTTGAGGAGATAAAGGCCCGCTTCAGGCTCGGAATCGAGTGGAAGAACGCTTACTCCCTCAATCCTGAAAATCCATTCGGGGTGGAAGTACACCCCGACTACGACATCTATCTGGCCGTTGGCGACGGTTTTAGAAAGGCCATGAAGTCCCTCCTTGACGTTGATCTCGGCGAGAACTCTCTCGTTCTCAGGAAGCTGATGAACCAGGAGGTTTACTTCTCGGGTCCGAATAAAGTTGCAGAGGTTAGCAAAAAGCTCGGCTTTCCGACCGAGGTTCTCTGGAGGTGTCCCTGCACGGAGGACGTTTCGCTTGAGGACCTGATGGCCGCCAACAGAGACTACATCGAGGCCTTTGCAAACGCGAGCAAAGAGTTTCTGAGGAGATTCAAAGGGTACGATATAGTTGTCCCCTGGAGCGGTGGAAAGGACTCCACGGCGGCCCTTATACTGGCAAAGGAAGCGTTTGGTGAAGTTAATGCTGTCTACGTCAGGATGGAGTACGAGATGCCAGAGACGGAGGAATACATCGAGAAGCTCGCAGGAAAGCTGGGCGTCAACCTCATCAGGGTGGACGTCCCGATGCCCATAGAGAAGTTCGGCATGCCAACCCATAGAAACCGCTGGTGCACCAAGATGAAGGTCGAGGCATTGTACAATGCCGTCAGCGAGTTTGAGAACCCACTTTTAGTCGTCGGTGACCGCGATGGAGAGAGTGCCAGGAGGCGCCTAAAGCCACCTGTAGTCGAGAGAAAAACTGACTTTGGCCAAATCCTTGAGGTTATGCCCATAAAGTTCTGGAGCGGAATGATGGTTCAGCTGTTCATCCTCATGAGGGGCTTTGATCTCCATCCGCTCTACTACGAGGGCTTCTACAGGCTCGGATGTACCGTCTGCCCGAGCCTTGCAGAATGGGAAGTCGAGCTTTTGAAAAGAAAAGGTGTGAAAGACCTCCCGCTCACCCACGCCTCCTCAGGAGCGGGAGAAGTGCGAGGGCGAGAATGAAAGCTGGACCGCAGACCGATTGTATCCCTGAGCTTGTGGTACTTGTTGAGGTTGCGCTCGGCGTGGAAGTGGTTTCCCCGTTTGTGTTTGTATTGGTTGGCAAAGCTGGTATGGCAGTTTCGTTGCTTGGAACGTTTGGTGTGCTCTCGTTCACCTTTATCAGGAACACGCCCGCGCTTTCCCTTGCGTACTGATAGAATATCATAGCGTTGACTAGGTCATCGGTTGTGTTGCCCTTCTCGTAGCTCTCTGCGAACTCGTAGTAGGCTATGGAGAGGAGCGGATGTAGTCCGTTCATCTGCGCTACCCCTATGGCGGTCTTCGCGGCCTCTTTCATCTCTTGTAGCTTCTCCCTCAGAATGGTCTCGTTGTCTATGCCGAGGGTGTCTAGGAACACCTCCCCGCGAACCCTCGCTTCCATGGCGGTGAAGATTGCCGCTGAGTACTTTCCGTCCCCGTAGTACTGCTCCGCCTTTTGAATCGTGTCCATTAGATCAGTTCCTATGACGTTCCCATACATGGACTCAATGTAGGTCACTATGAGGTTCGACTCGTCTATGTAGTTTCTTGCAGTGTCTTTGAGCTCTTCCCTATCTATAACATCACCCGTTGCAAACCTCTCGCCCAGTCCTGCCCAGAAGCGCGCAGTCTGCGCTCTCTCGTAGGCATAGGCGGCTCTGTCAATGGCATTCCAGTAGTCGGCGCTGTAGTAGTACTTCCACCCCTCTTGTAGGCTTGCCTTGGCGTCCTCTACCCTCTCCTCTGCGGCGGCAACCGCCTGGAGCATCGTCATTCCCCTTATTTCCTTGGACGAGACGAGGCTTTCGGTCTGGTTTATGTAAGAGTTCACACTAGTCAGGAGGTTCGCAACGTCCTCCGGGCTCTCAACGCTGATGTACCAGTCGACGTGCCTCAGGACTATTCTCGCCTGAAAGTTCTTGCTGAGGGCCGTGTAATACATTCCAGAGTCCAAGGCTTCTTTAGCGCCGTCGAGTATGACCTTAGCCTGGTCCAGGGCCTCTTTGAGGACTGTATATGCCGTGTAGTCAACGTTGCTCTTTTTGAGCTTCTCCCTGACGCTCTCGTAGTAAGCGGTGGTGTTCTGATAGTCCTTAACGGCATCGTCCTTGAGGAAGGAGGTGTCTATGAAGACGTTGGCTGGTGCCTTCGGCTTCGGGAGCGCGTGGCCGGTGAAGTAATAGACGGCCTCGTATATGTCGCTTACTTCCTTAACCTCGAGGCCCCAGCGCTCCTTTGCGTATTCGACTACATCAACCTTTTCGCTCTTCGTCTGTACAACCTGAACTATTCCACCTATGGTTTTCTGCTGGGTCTCTTGGATGACCTGAATCCTCTGGCCTTTGGGGATGAGGAAAAGCTTTGCCCCGACCGAAGCGGCCGCTGAAGCCTTTTCAAGGATTCCACCGACGGGG
This sequence is a window from Thermococcus kodakarensis KOD1. Protein-coding genes within it:
- a CDS encoding M20 family metallopeptidase, translated to MDEFELLKRLVSIKSPFGEEHEISEFIASLLEENGIPVETVPVEGFGDDVVAYLKGKGPTVVLNGHMDTVHLSQGWTKNPWGELDGDRFYGLGSADMKGGLAALLSAFLELSELPKNERPNVIFTAVSDEEGFSRGSWELIKSGRLDKADLVLVGEPTNEKLMLGARGRFVIEVGAKGKKAHAARPYLGINAIEELAKLVSNLNRIRMKKHPKLGKGSYCTLYFSGSADGLSVPDEAIAIIDRHVVVGEDWEKVRGELYRLAERVGVRAELEIEKYRRPTPEMLPYVVKENNRFVRRFKEAYREVERKSVEITYGASVGDFNYFGTYLSKPTLVFGPIGGNWHSADEWVSVSSVRRVKGIYLRFLRALAGLR
- the fbp gene encoding fructose-1,6-bisphosphate aldolase/phosphatase, with product MAVGDKITISVIKADIGGWPGHSRVHPQLVETAEDVLSKAVEDGTIIDFYVATCGDDLQLIMTHKRGVDSPDIHGLAWKAFEEATKVAKELGLYGAGQDLLKDAFSGNVRGMGPGVAEMEITLRKSEPVVTFHMDKTEPGAFNLPIFRMFADPFNTAGLIIDPKMHMGFRFEVWDILEHKRVILNTPEELYDLLALIGAKSRYVIKRVYPKPGHPIPENEPVAVVSTEKLYEVAGEYVGKDDPVAIVRAQSGLPALGEVLEPFAFPHLVSGWMRGSHNGPLMPVPMHQANPTRFDGPPRVVALGWQISPEGKLVGPVDLFDDPAFDYARQKALEITEYMRRHGPFEPHRLPLEEMEYTTLPGVLKRLTDRFEPIE
- a CDS encoding phosphoadenosine phosphosulfate reductase family protein; translated protein: MFTIVARARKDAKALQYINERNYGGFLEVKSLGGGRSFEEIEDGLNEVLGEPYIPIFLFGEKEKALMEDILEVVKESEKPFYARLLRTKKVRNMRVDELYANLEEIKARFRLGIEWKNAYSLNPENPFGVEVHPDYDIYLAVGDGFRKAMKSLLDVDLGENSLVLRKLMNQEVYFSGPNKVAEVSKKLGFPTEVLWRCPCTEDVSLEDLMAANRDYIEAFANASKEFLRRFKGYDIVVPWSGGKDSTAALILAKEAFGEVNAVYVRMEYEMPETEEYIEKLAGKLGVNLIRVDVPMPIEKFGMPTHRNRWCTKMKVEALYNAVSEFENPLLVVGDRDGESARRRLKPPVVERKTDFGQILEVMPIKFWSGMMVQLFILMRGFDLHPLYYEGFYRLGCTVCPSLAEWEVELLKRKGVKDLPLTHASSGAGEVRGRE
- a CDS encoding S16 family serine protease; protein product: MKRALSILLAVFLIASFLTPVKAQCPSEGTTVVLKAPAVSKTPDGRLVGVATDFVITVAPGSGHVYVETWPLSEVDMQASARLAAQIAGKVTGKDMSKYDVFIQVKTDTPIIGGPSAGGTMTVGIIAALMGWEVNPKVMMTGMINPDGTIGPVGGILEKASAAASVGAKLFLIPKGQRIQVIQETQQKTIGGIVQVVQTKSEKVDVVEYAKERWGLEVKEVSDIYEAVYYFTGHALPKPKAPANVFIDTSFLKDDAVKDYQNTTAYYESVREKLKKSNVDYTAYTVLKEALDQAKVILDGAKEALDSGMYYTALSKNFQARIVLRHVDWYISVESPEDVANLLTSVNSYINQTESLVSSKEIRGMTMLQAVAAAEERVEDAKASLQEGWKYYYSADYWNAIDRAAYAYERAQTARFWAGLGERFATGDVIDREELKDTARNYIDESNLIVTYIESMYGNVIGTDLMDTIQKAEQYYGDGKYSAAIFTAMEARVRGEVFLDTLGIDNETILREKLQEMKEAAKTAIGVAQMNGLHPLLSIAYYEFAESYEKGNTTDDLVNAMIFYQYARESAGVFLIKVNESTPNVPSNETAIPALPTNTNTNGETTSTPSATSTSTTSSGIQSVCGPAFILALALLPLLRRRG
- the gor gene encoding glyceraldehyde-3-phosphate:ferredoxin oxidoreductase, with amino-acid sequence MKFTVLHLKLDERKVESEEFEKEGVYGIIDYGLELHERLGTHSIEPYDPKNVVVMGMGPFSGSILPGAHRLMFFFRSPLYGTLFPSAMGGAAYAFKNVGVDFVTFEGKAEKPVVVILYNDGSNINVELHEIELEKLIEIWKDYKGEEGVYALTQYLIDTFGERFDFEYRIAVVGPAALNSNYGAIFSQTLRKGKRVEGSEDWAARGGSGSVLLRAHNVVGIIFGGKPRKREFPGEDISSFRTAKEIVEGVHKKPYNDVIAEKTVKYKYNPKLKTGGTFGGNYPAEGDFVPILNWQMPYIPKEERIKIHEAIMKYYWEPFNKEAIETKNWTNCGEPCPVVCKKYANGHHIEYEPREANGPLSGVITLRASDISVPAVDAMGFDAIEFGGTAAWVLELVHRGILKPEEVGLSDVPDFTKEALLERPVEASEKNAKLVAELAHRVAFAENEIAKILGLGKRKASVILDEKFKDRLKYGESFKDYAVFTPLGEDGEMTPTMYWAIGNYIPLPIQGRYWTFYQFGVFLEPEELAQKIIASALWEFWYDNVGWCRFHRGWMKPVLKALFMEAYGENVDMEEHAKKQIKRLIEFAREAGYTPVFWDSMRVIDLVARGSEEFGNEKWAEKFKIDKVGTAREYLEKVLDTYSEMLGVEWRL
- a CDS encoding ABC transporter ATP-binding protein; amino-acid sequence: MNVIEIDNLTKVYPDGTKANDGISIRVRKNEIVGIIGPNGAGKTTLIRQLLGLLKPTEGSIRVMGRDIVNNPDIVKRTLAYVPQYPLSFPSLRVEEVLEYVLRMRGESISPAEMGKRISGVLELLGLSGAAKFFGYQLSGGMKKSLLLAMAIIQELPVLVLDEPTSMVDIVTKHRLWDVIRNSNREGILLASHDMNEVKALCDRVYLLVYGKIVTSGTPADIVSMVKMPTEVRLIPGREIPQSILPKEHKKRGDLYELAFDTLEDALRTVDAILKSAGVSYLEIESPSFENLVINLIGRDGE